The nucleotide sequence ACCGGAATTCGGCAAGCTGATCGGTGCGGGCCGGGACGCGATCCAATTGGCTGTCCGCCAATTGAAGGAGAAGAACTACATCGCGTACAGATACCGGACAGTAACCATTCTTGACCTGAACGGGCTAGCGGCGTTCGCTGATCCTGGCTAACGAACCGGTGCAGATGACGGAATTTTCCGGAGTCTTGGTCACGCAGAGGAGGCAGACTCTGCGCTCACCTCCTAATGGCTCCGAAAAGGACAATGACCTTGGCTCGCGGCAGCGATTTTTCCCGTCATCTCCTCGTTTCCATGGACGTGCAAGGCTACGGCGGCCGGGACGACCGGCAGCACGCTTCGATCCAATCCGGCCTGCTCGCCGTGGCGGACACCGCCGCCGGCCGGTGCGGCCTGGACCGGACGACCTGGCACCGGCAGGGCGCCGGCGACGGCGAACTGGCGATCCTCCCGCCGGGCACCCCCGAACCGGCGGTCGTGGACGACTACGTCCGTGAGCTGGTCACGGCGCTCGCCGACCACAACCACGACCTCGCGGCGGAGAACCGGATGCGCATCCGGATCGCCATCCACCACGGCGTCGCGATGCCCGGCGCGAACGGCTGGACGGGACAGGGCGTGGTGGGCGTGAGCCGCCTCGTCGACAGCGCCCCCGTCCGCGGCGCCCTCCGCGCGTTCCCGGCCGCCGACCTGGCCGTGCTCGTGTCGCGGCAGATCTACACCGACGTCGTGGCCCAGCGCCACACCTCGCTGAAGCCGGGGGAGTTCCGGGAAGTCGTGGTGCGGCAGAAGGAATTCACCGACGTGGCCTGGCTCCGGGTGCCGGGGCACGACGTGCACGGCGCGCAGCTCTCGGCCGATCCGCCCCGCGTCCCGGCTGATTCGGCAGGCACCCGGGTGACCGGCGCGGCCGGGCACAGCTACCGCGCCGACGCGATCACCGTGGTCAACGGGAGCGTCGACGCGCCGAACGCGGTCTTCGGGATCAAGCACGGCTCATGAGCGAGGAAGAACCGGCGGAAAAGCCGGCCGAGACGCCGGAGCCCGCACCCGGCGACGACTACACCGAACAGCTCGCGGGTGTGGTGAACCAGTTCAACGGCACGATCTACGCCGATGCCGCCCAGTTCGGCATCGGGCCGCAGCGGCCGGCGCGCGTGAAAGCGGCGGCCGGCAAGCTCGACGACACCGACGTCCGGGCCGACTTGAGCCACTACGTCACCCCCGCCTGCTACGACACGGCGCTCGGCGCGCTGCGCAAGGACCACGTCGTCGGCCTGCACGGCGACCGGGGGACCGGGAAGCGCGCGGGGGCGATCGCGCTGCTGCGCGAGGTCACCGACGGGCCGCTGTACCTGCTGTCCCCGATGAACCGGCTCAAGAGCCTGGCCGAACGCGACTACGCGGCGGGAAGCGGCTACATCATCGCCGACCGCATCGCGGAGCGAAAAGCCGCCGACGTCGACTTCACGTGGCGGACGGTCCGCGACCGCGTCCGCGACCAAGGGGCCTACCTCGTGGTCACCACGACCACGCCGACCGCTTGCGGCGAAGTCGACGCCGTCACCCACGTGCGGTGGGCGCAGCCCGACCCGCGGCAGGTGCTGCGCGTCCGGCTGGCCGGCCTCGACGGCGTCGACGAGATCGTCGAACGGGTCCTGCGCGCCTGGCCCGACGGCGGGCAGCTGACCGACCTCGTCGCCGTCGCGGCCGACCTCGGCGAGGGGCTGACGGTCGAGGAGGCGCTGCCCAAACTGGACGCGTCCCTGCACGACCGGGTCCGCACCTGGTTCGACGAAGAGCGCGACGAGCGGGACTTCCTGGCCGCCACCGCGCTGGCCTTCCTCGACGGGGCGCGGCAACGGACCTTCGAGTCGGCGCTGGGAAAGCTGGAGGCGAAGCTCGCCGAGGCGGTCGTCGGCGACGAGCCGGACCTCGGCGAGCGCCCGCAGCCCGAGTTGCTGCGGCAACACCGGCTCAAGCTCTACGCGCCCGACAGCCTGATCAAGGTCGAGCGGGCCGGCTCGGACGGCGTCGCCCGGCACTGCCCCCGGTTCCGGGAGCCGCGGTACCGGCGGTTCGTGCTCGCCGAGCTGTGGGCCCGCGAAGAAGCGCCCTTCTGGGACGGCGTCTCCGCGTGGCTCGACGAGGTGATGCCGGAGGAGGGCCTGCGGGTCGCCGCCGGGCTCGCCGAACTCGCGCGGTACGCCTTCGACGAGGTCGACGACATCCTGGCGCCGTGGGCCGACGGGAAAAGCGGCTGGCCGGGCCAGACCACCGCGACCCACGTCCTGTGGCTGCTGAGCTACGACGAAGCCCTCGCCCCGGAAGCGCTCCAGCTGGCGGCGCAGTGGGCCGGGCGCGGCACGCCCGCCGAACGGTGGACGGGCGCGGTCGCGCTGAGCGGCGAGCTCGGCGCCCGTTACCCGCACGAAGCGGCCAACCGCCTCTGGCAGCTCATCCTGCAGAGCCACACGGTCACGGGAGACGCGCACGTCGCTCTCGCCGCCCTGTTCGTCACGTTGACCCGCCGCACCGAGGACGCCGGCGTCGTCTTGACGCTGCTCGACGGAAAAGTGCGGCGGCTGGACAAGCCGGGCACCAAACCGGAGTACATCCGGGCGGCCACCCGGGCGACCCTCAGCGTGCTCGCCGCGCGCGACCGGATCTCCGGCCGGCACGCCGCCACCACGCACCTCTGCCGCGTGGGGGACCGGACCGCGCCCGTCCAAGGGCGGCTCTGGGCCACGGTCCTGCGCAACCGGCCGACGCGCAAGCGGGCGCTGAGCGTCCTGCGCTCCGCCCTCGACGACCTCAAGCACCTCTGCGACGACCCCGTCGCCGTCGCGACTTCGCTCGGGCTGGCCATTTCGGCGGCCCTGCCCCCGGGCGAAGCCGACCTCCTCCGTGCGGACTTCTTCGCACTGGAGGCGCGAACCCGCAAAGACAGTTCCCCTCTGGTCGAGCACCTGCTCGCCGCGATCTCCCACCTGCACCGAGAGGCTGCCGCACTGCCATGACCGAGCCGTACCCGATCGTCGAACAACGCCCGCTGGATCCCGCGCAGACCAAGGGGAAGTTCTTCTGGCGCAAGGAATACCGCGAACACGGCGAACTGCCGAGGCCGAACGCGCACCAGGTCTTCGTCTACCGCGTCGACGGCGAATACGTCCTCGACAGCGCCCAGCGGCGCCTGGACGAGGAACAGGTCGTCCGCGCCACCCACGTCAGCCTGGTGGACCTGACCCGCGACGCCGAGGTGATCGTCGAGCTGGCCATCCCGTCCGCCGAAGCCGACGACTTCACCATGCGCGTCACCTTCGTCTGCACCGTGACGAACGCCGTCAGCGTCGTGCGCGAGGGGCGGGGTGACGCGCAAACGCTGCTGCGGGCCTACCTCAAGAGCCACCACCGGATCTTCGAGCTCGGCCTGGAGTACCGGCTCCTGCAGATCAACGACGTCCGCCGGGACGTCAACGCGCAGGTGAAGGCCTTCACCACGCTCAAGCCGCCGGTGATCTCCGGCATCGCCGTGGAACTGCGCAGCGTCGAGGTGCTGACCCCGGACGAGTACCGGCAGCTGATGGGCAGCCGCCGCAGCCTCGAATACCAGCACGAGCTGAACACGACGCAGCAGCGCCTGGACCATTCGCTGACCGCGGAACGCCAGCACCACGACCAGTACCTCGAGCGCGACCGGAGCGGGCACGACCACCGGCAGACCACCGAACGGCTGGCGCACGAGCAGCGGCTGGAGTGGGAACGCGTGCACCACTCCGGGGTCGTCGGGATCGAGCAGCAGCGGTACGAGCTCGACCGATTGGCCGACCGGAAGGCGTTCGACCGGCACCAGCGCGGGCAGGACCGCGAGGAGATGACCGCGCTGGCCGAGATCATCCGCAACAACCCGGACAGCGCGCTGGCGAACGCGTACGTGGCCGGCTCGCTCGACGCGACCGAGATGGCCGAGCGGCTGCTCGTCGAAAACCGCTACCGCGGCGAGGTCGAGCGCACCGAGCGGCAGGCCGAGTTCGACCGGCGGCACGAAGCGCGGCTCTACGAAATCGAGCACCGGAACGAGCAGCGCCGCTGGAGCCGCGAGCAGTCCCGCGAGGAACGCAAGTGGCGGCGCGAAGACCACGGCCTGGCCCGCGCCGAAACCCGGCGCAAGGAGGAGATCACCCTCGAGGTCATCCGGGAGCTCGGCAAGCACGGCTACCTCGACATGACGAACCTCGACCCGAACCTGCTGATCACCAAGCTGACCGGCGCCCCGCCCCGGGAGCAGCTCGAGGGCGGCGGCAAGGCGGAGCCGGCCGCCGGGGACCAGGCTTCGTCCGCTCCGCGGGCCGAGCCGGAAGACACCGAAGACGACGACACCGGGGTGAGGGAAGAGGATGTCAGTTGAGACCGAGGCGCCCACCCGGGGCGCCCTTCCCCCCGACGTCCCGCTGGGGACCTACCGGCCGGTGGACCCCCACCGCGGGCTCGGCAGGCGGCTGCGGGCACTGGCCGGGATCCGCGAAGAGATCCTCGACTGGGTGCCGGAAGAGCGGCCGCGCTACACGCGGCTCGGCGCGATCATCTTCAACACCGGCCTGCTGGCCGGGTTGTCGCTGCTGGTGGCGCTCAGCGATCTGTCGACCGTGCCGTGGATCTTCCTGCTGCCCGCCGGTGCGCTGTGGGCCTACGTCATCATCAGCTTCGACGGCTGGCTGATCTCCAGCACGCACGGCATGCTCGGCGCGGGCAAGACCCGGGTGTTCGTGCCCCGGCTGGTGATCTCGCTGCTGATGGGGGCCGTGATCGCGGAACCGTTGCTGCTGTGGATCTTCCAGCCCGCCATCCACAAGGAAGTCCTCGACGGCAGGCAGAACGAGCTGTCCGCCTACGAAAGCCAGTACCGTTCCTGCAACCCCGAGGGGGCGCCGGCGCTCAAGACCCCCGAGTGCGCCAACTTCCAGCTGACCATCAAGAACTCGCCGGACGCGGCGCAGCAGGAGCTGGACAAGGCGAGCAAGAACCGGGACGCGGCGAAGACGGAGTACGACTTCCTCTACGCGCAGTGGGACCAGCTGGAGAAGCTGGCGCGTGCGGAGTGCAGCGGCGCCCGGGGCGAGGGCCTCACCGGCGTGGCGGGCGACGGTCCCGAGTGCGATCGGAACCGGCAGGTGGCGGACCGCTTCCGCACCGACAACCAGCTCGAGAAGCGGCAGGCCGACCTGACCGCGGCCAACACGAACATCGATGGGTTGACCGCGAAGCTGGGCAGCGCCCGACAGACCGCCGGCCAGCAGGTCAGCGACGCGATCACCGCGAAGGTCACGTCGATGCGCGAGCACCAGGGCGTGATCGGCATCCTCGACGAGGACGAAGCGCTCGGGCGGCTGTCGGACCGCAGCGTGCTCGTGTTCGCGGCCCAGTGGCTCGTGCGGCTGCTGCTGATCGCGATCGACTGCATGCCGGTGCTGACGAAGCTGATGAGCGGCTCGACGGCGTACGACGTGCTCGTTTCCCGGCAGATCGA is from Amycolatopsis mediterranei and encodes:
- a CDS encoding DUF4407 domain-containing protein, whose product is MSVETEAPTRGALPPDVPLGTYRPVDPHRGLGRRLRALAGIREEILDWVPEERPRYTRLGAIIFNTGLLAGLSLLVALSDLSTVPWIFLLPAGALWAYVIISFDGWLISSTHGMLGAGKTRVFVPRLVISLLMGAVIAEPLLLWIFQPAIHKEVLDGRQNELSAYESQYRSCNPEGAPALKTPECANFQLTIKNSPDAAQQELDKASKNRDAAKTEYDFLYAQWDQLEKLARAECSGARGEGLTGVAGDGPECDRNRQVADRFRTDNQLEKRQADLTAANTNIDGLTAKLGSARQTAGQQVSDAITAKVTSMREHQGVIGILDEDEALGRLSDRSVLVFAAQWLVRLLLIAIDCMPVLTKLMSGSTAYDVLVSRQIEVARRLHEKHVTLRERQDTADNDVWLQRTEYNLRTRVDSIEEADRSARARRESDLDAEIDRLAAKLRNQQ